The proteins below come from a single Malus domestica chromosome 03, GDT2T_hap1 genomic window:
- the LOC103415854 gene encoding uncharacterized protein isoform X1 produces the protein MIRYMENCYTLVAIAVLFLLHSSMFYKIHTGLKVEFGVSSYCATDLQTCRSNFSQMTPPETTPGAAHLRSPEGSDDRFLVEEENRRIGWSCHTKKQFPAQVSSEDQLHDELEAASSTEIRPLNCVDKGKDVKHCMQMDTNPASEGQSEGEAEKGKQFTACAGSQWGGENVTSPVTAGIARPCSFSHLGQKLPFKKRRPYSHTETEVEMEREKVEDVYLEVKVEDAVMEAKEKCMPVEIEKENHFAEVKEDEPVKAEAEDAVADKKEESLEEGEIREETAEETEKISELELVNEGLYVPHLTIDENQQDIKNEELNLEETAGEPNEKPRRGRKTPRSSASTSSDEPHQGRQKLKRGSPKRMQDPAEENQGCVEKRKPLRGRPNRGKEESPLSNNRYPRRGRSQRDTEESFPSNNRKPRRGRPKRSTEESPHSNNTYPRRGRSKRDTEESFPSNSRKPRRGRPKRSAEESPHSNSGYSLDTEESSPSNNRKPRRGRPKRSTGKSPHSNNRNAEMPKPKRGRPKRVKE, from the exons ATGATAAGGTACATGGAAAACTGCTACACACTGGTTGCTATTGCTGTGTTATTTTTGTTGCATTCGTCGATGTTTTACAAAATTCATACAG GGTTGAAGGTCGAATTTGGAGTTTCGAGTTATTGTGCAACTGACTTACAAACATG CCGGTCAAATTTTTCGCAGATGACTCCACCTGAGACCACACCCGGGGCTGCTCATCTTCGTTCACCAGAAGGTTCAGATGATCGCTTTTTAGTTGAAGAAGAGAATCGGCGCATTGGATGGTCCTGCCATACAAAAAAACAATTTCCTGCTCAAGTTTCAAGTGAAGATCAATTGCATGATGAATTGGAAGCAGCAAGCAGTACAGAAATTAGGCCCTTGAACTGTGTTGATAAGGGGAAAGATGTGAAACATTGCATGCAAATGGATACAAATCCG GCCTCAGAGGGGCAGAGCGAAGGAGAAGCAGAAAAGGGGAAACAATTTACTGCATGTGCTGGTTCTCAGTG GGGTGGAGAAAACGTAACTTCTCCAGTTACAGCTGGGATCGCTCGTCCTTGTTCTTTTTCGCATCTAG gtcagaaacttccGTTTAAGAAAAGAAGACCTTATAGTCACACAGAGACTGAAGTAGAGATGGAAAGAGAGAAAGTAGAAGATGTCTATCTAGAAGTAAAAGTGGAAGATGCGGTAAtggaagcaaaagaaaaatgcaTGCCAGtagaaattgaaaaagaaaatcattttGCAGAAGTTAAAGAAGATGAGCCAGTTAAAGCGGAAGCTGAAGATGCAGTAGCTGATAAGAAAGAGGAATCACTGGAGGAGGGCGAGATACGAGAAGAAACTGCGGAGGAGACAGAAAAAATAAGTGAGCTTGAGCTGGTCAATGAAGGGTTGTATGTACCTCATCTGACCATTGATGAGAACCAGCAGGACATAAAAAATGAAGAACTTAATCTAGAAGAGACAGCAGGTGAACCAAATGAGAAGCcaagaaggggaaggaaaacGCCTAGATCTAGTGCTAGCACTAGCAGTGATGAGCCTCATCA GGGAAGGCAGAAGCTAAAGAGAGGAAGTCCAAAGAGGATGCAAGATCCAGCTGAGGAAAATCAAGG GTGTGTAGAGAAGCGGAAGCCATTAAGAGGTCGCCCCAACAGGGGTAAAGAGGAATCACCTCTTTCAAACAATAGGTACCCAAGAAGAGGTCGCTCCCAGAGGGACACAGAGGAGTCCTTTCCTTCAAACAATAGGAAGCCAAGAAGGGGTCGCCCCAAGAGGAGCACAGAGGAATCACCTCATTCAAACAATACGTACCCAAGAAGAGGTCGCTCCAAGAGGGACACAGAGGAGTCCTTTCCTTCAAACAGTAGGAAGCCAAGAAGGGGTCGCCCCAAGAGGAGTGCAGAGGAATCACCTCATTCAAACAGTGGGTACTCTCTAGATACAGAGGAGTCATCTCCTTCAAACAATAGGAAGCCAAGAAGGGGTCGCCCCAAGAGGAGCACAGGGAAATCACCTCATTCAAACAATAG GAATGCCGAAATGCCAAAGCCTAAGAGGGGAAGGCCAAAGAGGGTGAAGGAGTAA
- the LOC103415854 gene encoding uncharacterized protein isoform X2, translating to MMTPPETTPGAAHLRSPEGSDDRFLVEEENRRIGWSCHTKKQFPAQVSSEDQLHDELEAASSTEIRPLNCVDKGKDVKHCMQMDTNPASEGQSEGEAEKGKQFTACAGSQWGGENVTSPVTAGIARPCSFSHLGQKLPFKKRRPYSHTETEVEMEREKVEDVYLEVKVEDAVMEAKEKCMPVEIEKENHFAEVKEDEPVKAEAEDAVADKKEESLEEGEIREETAEETEKISELELVNEGLYVPHLTIDENQQDIKNEELNLEETAGEPNEKPRRGRKTPRSSASTSSDEPHQGRQKLKRGSPKRMQDPAEENQGCVEKRKPLRGRPNRGKEESPLSNNRYPRRGRSQRDTEESFPSNNRKPRRGRPKRSTEESPHSNNTYPRRGRSKRDTEESFPSNSRKPRRGRPKRSAEESPHSNSGYSLDTEESSPSNNRKPRRGRPKRSTGKSPHSNNRNAEMPKPKRGRPKRVKE from the exons ATG ATGACTCCACCTGAGACCACACCCGGGGCTGCTCATCTTCGTTCACCAGAAGGTTCAGATGATCGCTTTTTAGTTGAAGAAGAGAATCGGCGCATTGGATGGTCCTGCCATACAAAAAAACAATTTCCTGCTCAAGTTTCAAGTGAAGATCAATTGCATGATGAATTGGAAGCAGCAAGCAGTACAGAAATTAGGCCCTTGAACTGTGTTGATAAGGGGAAAGATGTGAAACATTGCATGCAAATGGATACAAATCCG GCCTCAGAGGGGCAGAGCGAAGGAGAAGCAGAAAAGGGGAAACAATTTACTGCATGTGCTGGTTCTCAGTG GGGTGGAGAAAACGTAACTTCTCCAGTTACAGCTGGGATCGCTCGTCCTTGTTCTTTTTCGCATCTAG gtcagaaacttccGTTTAAGAAAAGAAGACCTTATAGTCACACAGAGACTGAAGTAGAGATGGAAAGAGAGAAAGTAGAAGATGTCTATCTAGAAGTAAAAGTGGAAGATGCGGTAAtggaagcaaaagaaaaatgcaTGCCAGtagaaattgaaaaagaaaatcattttGCAGAAGTTAAAGAAGATGAGCCAGTTAAAGCGGAAGCTGAAGATGCAGTAGCTGATAAGAAAGAGGAATCACTGGAGGAGGGCGAGATACGAGAAGAAACTGCGGAGGAGACAGAAAAAATAAGTGAGCTTGAGCTGGTCAATGAAGGGTTGTATGTACCTCATCTGACCATTGATGAGAACCAGCAGGACATAAAAAATGAAGAACTTAATCTAGAAGAGACAGCAGGTGAACCAAATGAGAAGCcaagaaggggaaggaaaacGCCTAGATCTAGTGCTAGCACTAGCAGTGATGAGCCTCATCA GGGAAGGCAGAAGCTAAAGAGAGGAAGTCCAAAGAGGATGCAAGATCCAGCTGAGGAAAATCAAGG GTGTGTAGAGAAGCGGAAGCCATTAAGAGGTCGCCCCAACAGGGGTAAAGAGGAATCACCTCTTTCAAACAATAGGTACCCAAGAAGAGGTCGCTCCCAGAGGGACACAGAGGAGTCCTTTCCTTCAAACAATAGGAAGCCAAGAAGGGGTCGCCCCAAGAGGAGCACAGAGGAATCACCTCATTCAAACAATACGTACCCAAGAAGAGGTCGCTCCAAGAGGGACACAGAGGAGTCCTTTCCTTCAAACAGTAGGAAGCCAAGAAGGGGTCGCCCCAAGAGGAGTGCAGAGGAATCACCTCATTCAAACAGTGGGTACTCTCTAGATACAGAGGAGTCATCTCCTTCAAACAATAGGAAGCCAAGAAGGGGTCGCCCCAAGAGGAGCACAGGGAAATCACCTCATTCAAACAATAG GAATGCCGAAATGCCAAAGCCTAAGAGGGGAAGGCCAAAGAGGGTGAAGGAGTAA